The Alkalihalobacillus sp. LMS6 genomic interval CATACCCTCGCCCACGCAGTTCACTCGCAAGTGCATCTGCATTCGCTCTGACTGAAAAGGCACCTGCCTGCACGAGGAACAGGGAACCACTTTGTACAATAATGGATTCATAGCCATCGGCTCTTAATCTCGCTTGCTGTTGGTCCGCATTGGCTCGAACGGAGAATGCACCAACTTGGACACGATAGATGGTTCCACCACCGCCACCGCCTCGCTGTAAATTGAAGGCTTGTGCTAGTCCATTTACATGTCCTCTCGCTACACGATCTAAGAAAGCGGAACTCCTTAAAAGATCTGCGTCTGCTGCACGGTCTATAAAGAGGTTTTCAGTTAAGATTGCTGGCATATTAGACGTTCGTAATACAGCAAAGTTTGCTCGTTTTTGACCCCGGTTCGTCACATTCATCTGTTGCATAATGGCAGGATGAATAATGCCTTGCAGACGCGCCGTTTCTGCTCCTGCATTCGTATGAATAAACGATTCAAAGCCTGTACCACCACCTGCATTAATGTGAATGGACATAAAGTAGTTGGCATTCCATGCATTGGCTTGCTGTGTCCGTTCGGTTAACCCGACAAATACATCGTTTGTTCGGCTCATACGAACTTCAACACCTTGATATTCATTTAGTAGAATATCTCGAATACGTGTTGCAATTGCTAGTGTTAGCGTTTTTTCTTGTAACCCGTTTCCTACTGCACCTGGGTCACTTCCACCATGTCCTGGATCTAGAAAAATTCTTGTCATTCTTTTCTCCTCCTTTGACATTTAGGTGCTTGTCCGCATCCATTACCGACGCGAAAAAGCATGCAGCGCTTTACGCCACATGCTATTCATATGCAAAATCTATCAACGTGTCAGGGTATTTGCTAGAGTTTGAGTCAAAACAGGCATAACGCTCGTTTTTCATCCAAAAAAGCTGCCTCAATGGAGACAGCTTCTTCTTTTCTTAATACGGGTCAGACGGTTGACTGTCTTGCTTCGCTTCGTCGACCTTTTGCTCTTTCCGATCTTCCATACTTTCTCGTTCTTTCGTTATTGCTTCTTTCAGTCGCTTACCGTACTCCGCATCGGCTTCTGTTGTGTTTTTAATCATCTGTTCGCGGACTGCATCGTGAACATCAGCTAATGCACCAGACAAATTGGAGATTAATTCATCTTTTTCCCAATCTGCTAAGCGACGGTACGTCTCACCAGCCTGACCAAAGTTATTTGGTCGATCAATCGCTTCGCCTTTTACTTCGCCAGAGACATGAGGGGTATGATCTTTCTCTGTCTTCTCTGCTTCTTTTAATCCGCCAATCACTGATGGTTCATAGTTAATGTGGGGATTGTTGCTTGGTGGTGAATCAACTTGATACGCCATTTGACCATCACGCTGGTTTGTTGCCACACGTTTTTTAGGTGCATTGATTGGCAGCTGCAAGTAGTTCGCGCCAACACGATAACGCTGCGTATCCGAGTAAGAGAACGTACGCCCTTGCAATAGTTTATCATCAGAGAAATCTAAGCCGTCCACAAGGACACCTGTTCCAAAAGCGGCTTGCTCGACTTCAGCAAAGTAGTTCTCTGGGTTTTTATTTAAGACCATTTTACCGACTTTATGCCATGGAAATTGATCTTTGTACCAGAGTTTTGTTGGATCGAGTGGATCAAAATCAAGATCAGGATGCTCGTGATCCTCAATAATTTGAACATATAGTTCCCACTCTGGGTAATTGCCTTCTTTAATGGCTTCATATAAATCTTGTGTCGCATGGTTAAAGTTCTGACTTTGAATCTCATCCGCTTCTTTTTGCGTTAAATTTTTAATACCTTGTACAGGTTCCCAATGGTATTTCACAAGAACCGCTTTGCCTT includes:
- a CDS encoding N-acetylmuramoyl-L-alanine amidase — protein: MTRIFLDPGHGGSDPGAVGNGLQEKTLTLAIATRIRDILLNEYQGVEVRMSRTNDVFVGLTERTQQANAWNANYFMSIHINAGGGTGFESFIHTNAGAETARLQGIIHPAIMQQMNVTNRGQKRANFAVLRTSNMPAILTENLFIDRAADADLLRSSAFLDRVARGHVNGLAQAFNLQRGGGGGGTIYRVQVGAFSVRANADQQQARLRADGYESIIVQSGSLFLVQAGAFSVRANADALASELRGRGYDATVVSG
- a CDS encoding catalase, giving the protein MDEKHKSPSFGTGVTGAGDSLDQRKASNEKDETLTNRQGHPVKDNQNVRTVGNRGPTTLENYDFLEKVSHFDRERVPERVVHGRGAGAHGYFQSYGKVGDEDISKYTRAKVFTNTEVQTPVFVRFSTVIHGTHSPETLRDPRGFAVKFYTEDGNWDLVGNNLKIFFIRDPLKFPDMVHAFKPDPVTNRQSMERFFDFVSSSPEATHMITFLFSPWGIPANYRNMQGSGVHAYRWVNEEGKAVLVKYHWEPVQGIKNLTQKEADEIQSQNFNHATQDLYEAIKEGNYPEWELYVQIIEDHEHPDLDFDPLDPTKLWYKDQFPWHKVGKMVLNKNPENYFAEVEQAAFGTGVLVDGLDFSDDKLLQGRTFSYSDTQRYRVGANYLQLPINAPKKRVATNQRDGQMAYQVDSPPSNNPHINYEPSVIGGLKEAEKTEKDHTPHVSGEVKGEAIDRPNNFGQAGETYRRLADWEKDELISNLSGALADVHDAVREQMIKNTTEADAEYGKRLKEAITKERESMEDRKEQKVDEAKQDSQPSDPY